In one window of Halomarina pelagica DNA:
- a CDS encoding universal stress protein → MPTLERILLPTDGSDGAAVATEHALAVADRFDAELVVLNVVDERSLDLGLGEDPLRERGDAIVAAAVERADAAGVPATGEVTVGVPDRAIREYAAARGIDLVVIGTHGRTGVRRYLLGSVTERVVRLSDAPVLTVRPSDDDRYEPYERLLVPTDGSERAAAAADWARTIATAYDATVHVLSAVDTATLGFDVRSDALVASLEAAAETAVEELATTLRDDGIEVRTSVEYGPPHGAILDAVGENDVDLVVMGTQGRSGIERYLLGSVTEKTVRTCPAPVLTVRTAGSE, encoded by the coding sequence ATGCCCACGCTCGAACGCATCCTCCTCCCGACCGACGGTAGCGACGGCGCGGCGGTCGCCACGGAGCACGCGCTCGCCGTCGCGGACCGCTTCGACGCGGAACTCGTCGTCCTCAACGTCGTGGACGAGCGGTCGCTCGATCTCGGCCTCGGGGAGGATCCGTTGCGCGAGCGCGGCGACGCGATCGTCGCCGCCGCCGTCGAGCGCGCGGACGCCGCGGGCGTCCCCGCGACGGGCGAGGTCACGGTCGGCGTTCCGGACCGCGCCATCCGCGAGTACGCGGCCGCCAGGGGGATCGACCTCGTGGTGATCGGCACCCACGGACGGACCGGCGTCAGGCGCTACCTGCTCGGGAGCGTCACCGAGCGCGTCGTCCGGCTCTCCGACGCCCCGGTGCTCACCGTCCGGCCGTCCGACGACGATCGGTACGAGCCGTACGAGCGGCTCCTCGTCCCGACCGACGGGAGCGAGCGGGCCGCCGCCGCGGCCGACTGGGCGCGCACCATCGCCACGGCGTACGACGCGACCGTCCACGTGCTCTCGGCCGTCGATACGGCCACGCTCGGCTTCGACGTCCGCTCTGACGCCCTCGTCGCCTCGCTCGAAGCGGCCGCGGAGACGGCGGTCGAGGAACTCGCGACGACCCTCCGCGACGACGGCATCGAGGTGCGCACGTCGGTCGAGTACGGACCGCCGCACGGGGCGATCCTCGACGCGGTCGGCGAGAACGACGTCGACCTCGTCGTGATGGGCACCCAGGGCCGGAGCGGCATCGAGCGCTACCTGCTCGGGAGCGTCACCGAGAAGACGGTTCGGACCTGTCCGGCTCCGGTGTTGACCGTCCGGACGGCCGGGTCGGAGTGA